In one window of Massilibacterium senegalense DNA:
- a CDS encoding ABC-2 transporter permease has product MYPLIKKDILIQKKVVTLAIFMMLFFAVTLSPMGPGATIVGILTVTYMFVLGASATEDKNKSDIILVSLPIKKQTIVLAKYLSVYVFATYAILLYAIIYFGVQLLHIPFDMSFTQSGIISTLFIITVFFAISFPMIFKYGYLKAKTPNLILFFILVFGGTALVNNLDQLSNWTFIQNTVTFLSERTETQLLLLLLPIAFVILVISYFISLRFYQEREF; this is encoded by the coding sequence ATGTATCCACTCATTAAAAAAGATATACTCATCCAAAAAAAAGTTGTGACACTAGCTATCTTCATGATGCTCTTTTTCGCCGTTACACTTTCCCCGATGGGACCAGGGGCGACAATCGTTGGAATTTTAACGGTCACATATATGTTCGTATTAGGAGCAAGCGCAACCGAAGACAAAAATAAAAGTGACATCATCCTAGTTAGTCTACCGATAAAAAAACAAACAATCGTATTAGCAAAATACCTTTCTGTCTACGTATTTGCTACTTACGCAATACTCTTATATGCCATCATTTATTTCGGCGTCCAATTATTGCACATTCCGTTTGATATGTCCTTTACACAAAGTGGCATCATTAGCACGCTTTTTATCATAACCGTATTTTTTGCTATCTCTTTTCCGATGATTTTTAAATACGGCTATTTAAAAGCCAAAACACCAAACTTAATTCTATTTTTCATTTTAGTATTTGGTGGAACAGCTTTGGTAAATAATTTAGATCAATTATCTAACTGGACATTTATCCAAAATACCGTAACCTTTTTAAGTGAACGTACAGAAACACAGCTGCTGTTATTATTGCTTCCCATTGCTTTTGTGATTTTAGTGATTTCATACTTTATTTCGCTTCGATTTTATCAAGAAAGAGAGTTTTAA
- a CDS encoding ABC transporter ATP-binding protein, with the protein MLELVNVSKNYDDFSLKNISFSLKKGYIMGFIGANGAGKSTTMKLIMNLIKKDSGDIRIFGLNHEKHTIPIKERIGFVYDENYFYDELTIEEMKNIIRPFYSKWDEQTFQTYIQDFHLPKNKPIKQLSKGMKMKFSLAIALSHHAELLIMDEPTSGLDPIVRSELLDILQTVISDGKTSVLFSTHITSDLDKVADFITLIHNGEIIISKTKDELLEEYCIVRGSKDKLAELTEDIVIGVKENQFGFLALCSHKKEVIELFGNSVIIEKPTLEDIMIFFTKGRENHVSTH; encoded by the coding sequence ATGCTAGAACTAGTCAACGTATCGAAAAATTACGACGATTTTTCGTTAAAAAACATATCCTTTTCCTTAAAAAAAGGCTATATTATGGGCTTCATCGGAGCAAACGGAGCTGGGAAAAGTACGACAATGAAATTGATCATGAATTTAATAAAAAAAGATAGCGGTGACATCCGTATTTTCGGACTAAATCACGAAAAGCACACTATCCCGATTAAAGAACGAATTGGATTTGTATACGATGAAAACTATTTTTATGACGAACTAACGATTGAAGAAATGAAAAACATCATTCGTCCTTTTTATAGCAAGTGGGATGAACAAACATTCCAAACATATATCCAAGACTTCCACTTACCAAAAAACAAACCAATCAAACAGTTATCCAAAGGAATGAAAATGAAATTTTCTTTAGCCATTGCCTTATCTCATCATGCCGAACTATTAATCATGGATGAGCCCACTTCTGGATTAGATCCAATCGTCAGAAGTGAACTGTTAGATATTCTTCAAACGGTGATTAGTGATGGAAAAACATCAGTCCTTTTTTCAACACATATTACATCTGACTTAGATAAAGTAGCAGACTTCATCACGTTGATTCATAACGGAGAAATTATCATCAGTAAAACAAAAGACGAACTGCTCGAAGAATACTGCATCGTCCGCGGAAGCAAAGACAAACTAGCGGAATTAACCGAAGATATTGTCATAGGCGTGAAAGAAAACCAATTTGGATTCCTCGCCTTATGTAGCCATAAAAAAGAAGTCATCGAACTCTTTGGCAATTCCGTTATTATCGAAAAGCCAACACTAGAAGATATCATGATATTTTTTACAAAAGGGAGAGAGAACCATGTATCCACTCATTAA
- a CDS encoding GntR family transcriptional regulator, whose amino-acid sequence MNIIISNSSDEPIYAQIVHQLKEQILKEELFEMDPLPSIRNLAKELGISVMTTKRAYDELEKEGFIITISSKGSYVAPINKEMIRETKMKHIEEHLTEAVATAKLVGLSLKELQDLLKLMYEE is encoded by the coding sequence GTGAATATTATTATTTCCAATTCATCAGATGAGCCGATTTATGCACAAATCGTCCATCAATTAAAAGAACAAATTTTAAAGGAAGAGCTTTTCGAAATGGATCCCCTTCCGTCTATCCGCAATTTAGCAAAAGAACTCGGCATTAGCGTGATGACAACAAAGCGTGCATATGACGAATTAGAAAAAGAAGGGTTTATCATCACCATTTCTAGTAAAGGTTCATACGTAGCGCCTATTAACAAAGAAATGATTCGCGAAACAAAAATGAAACATATCGAAGAACACTTAACCGAAGCGGTAGCTACAGCCAAACTAGTGGGGCTTTCACTAAAAGAATTGCAAGACTTACTAAAATTGATGTATGAGGAGTGA
- a CDS encoding class I SAM-dependent methyltransferase, producing MHIRDFERLINGNTQPVEEVKAFWNGRARTFYETQKKSTDTIGEKVTRLLVEKNIIDSDTTILDIGAGSGRYTIPMAMHAKEVTALDLSESMLHFLQYEVKTLGVSNVKTLHSPWVADVGSNAYTVTFAAMCPALQSVESLEAMSKASSRYGVIVRYIKTTDEVLEEYQKGSGNDALYKGGPHNSKETVQAYFNILWMLGYEPKIEYVDHYVDTVISKEQLLANYSKKATIPADDLHLLKEMIDKKSREESMTLRKIYKLAILYWDTKID from the coding sequence ATGCATATACGGGATTTTGAACGTTTGATTAATGGAAATACACAACCAGTAGAAGAAGTAAAAGCTTTTTGGAATGGGAGAGCACGTACGTTTTATGAAACGCAAAAAAAGAGTACGGATACGATTGGGGAAAAGGTAACTCGCTTGTTAGTAGAGAAAAACATTATCGATAGTGATACGACGATTCTAGATATTGGCGCTGGAAGTGGGAGATATACAATTCCGATGGCGATGCATGCGAAGGAAGTAACTGCGTTGGATCTGTCGGAATCGATGCTGCATTTTTTACAATATGAAGTGAAGACTTTAGGGGTATCCAATGTGAAAACCCTTCATTCTCCTTGGGTAGCAGACGTTGGTTCAAATGCTTATACGGTCACATTCGCAGCGATGTGCCCAGCGTTACAATCGGTAGAATCGCTAGAAGCAATGTCCAAGGCTTCTAGTCGTTATGGTGTGATTGTTCGGTATATTAAAACAACCGATGAAGTATTAGAGGAGTACCAAAAAGGTTCAGGAAATGACGCTTTATATAAAGGCGGTCCACACAATAGCAAAGAAACGGTGCAAGCGTATTTTAATATTTTATGGATGTTGGGATATGAACCGAAAATCGAATATGTGGATCATTATGTCGATACGGTCATTTCGAAAGAACAATTGCTCGCTAATTATTCAAAAAAAGCTACCATTCCAGCGGATGATTTACACTTGTTAAAAGAGATGATAGATAAAAAATCAAGGGAAGAGAGTATGACACTTCGCAAAATATATAAATTAGCTATTTTATATTGGGATACAAAGATAGATTAA